Part of the Pirellulales bacterium genome is shown below.
CGATCTCCTGGTTGCATCAATTCCGTCGCCTGCGCGTCCGTTACGAACGTGACGATTCCATTCACAAAGCTCTGCTCACGCTCGGTTGCATCGTGACCTGTAGTTACTTCCTGTAAAGATTCATTTTGTTAGACGCTCTAATGCGAATCTGTGTCCGTTGTGCGGGTCTGCGCCCATTGCCGTGTCGCTGCAAAGAACTTCTATATAACGAGTCGAAAATGAATTACAAATGGTTGAGAATGCTCTGCGGCTGCGTTTTTCTGGGCGGCCTTTTGCTGTCGGCGGTAGCGGCATTTGCGACCGACGATCCGCTGGTGACCATCGACCCCAAGTACAATCAGGCGGTTTTGGACCATCCCAACGATCCGCGCAGCTTTTTCAATCGGGCCAACGCCTGGCTGGAGCAGCAGCAATTCCAGCATGCCTTGGCCGATTACAATTCGGCCTTGGTGATCAATCCGGAATTCGCCAACGCCCTATTCAACCGCGGGTTTACCCGCCGCATGCTCAAACAATATGATTTGGCGATGCTCGATTACAATGCCGTGCTGCTGTTGCATCCCGAAGATGTCGATGCGCTCAACAACCGCGCCATTCTGCAGTGCCTGATGCAAAATTACTTTGCCGCCCAGCTCGATTTTGACCGGGCGCTGCAAATCGACCCTAAAAACGCCCACGTTCTGCTCAATCGCAAATTACTCGGCGAGGCAATCCAGCAGCGCCAAACGGTGATTCAGCGCACCGATCAACTGGACCTGGAAGATTCCTACATCCGCTTCGGCGAATGATTTACCGCTTCGCGAGAGACACCGTTATCTTGCGCTCCTCAAATCCACGGGGAACAACGAGGTCACCGTGGAAATATCTATTGGCATTGGCGATGTGCATTGTTTTCGTCCATGATATAATTATTTTGGAGTCGGAGTAAAACACTATGGACGTAATCGCTGCAAAACTCGACGAAAAGTTGCGCCAGTGGCGTCCCGATACTGCGGAACAAGTGCGGCAGCAGGTTGCCGAAATCATGCAATGGGCAGATTCTAATGCCGTCGATGTTGCTCGCTCTCGTCGGGTCGAACAAGAAGTTCTGGATTTAATCGATGCTCCCCAAGCCCAGTGAAGTGTGGTTGGCGGATTTGGGCTTGGCGGCGAAAACGCGGCCTGTAGTAATTGTTTCCCGCGCCGATGATAATCCGCCACGGGCACTAGTTTTATATGTGCCGCTGACTACACAAAATCGCGGCAGCACTTATGAAGTTGCGCTTCCAAAGCTGAAATTTCTGGATCGTGATTCGGTCGCGAATGTGCAAGGACTTGGATCGCTGCCAACCGTCCGACTTGAACGCAAGTTAGGCGCACTTCCGAACGACGTAATGAATGAAATTCGTCGGGCCATTAAGCTAGCAATGGACCTCAACGAAAACAGCTAAGCGTTAGCAAGGATGGCTCGCATTCGTTGTAACCGAATCCGAACACTGGTCAAATCGAGGCGATGCCGCGCCATACGGAAATCTCAAATCTGCTAATCCACAAGATTTGCTGATGCCTTTCAATTCCAGAAATTGGCGTTGAGGTTCTCACGCGACGATCGGTTCAACCTGGAAGATTCCTACATCCGCTTTGGCAACGATGAGTAATTCTTGGCCAACGGCGAGGGAGCTTATGGACTCTTCGTCCCGGCGGCCACGCACTTGATGACATAATAAGTGGCCGGGGTATCGCCCACATTTTGCACTCCGTGCAAATCGTTGGCTGCGGTAAACAGCACCGAGCCCGGTCCAACCCGTTGCGGTTGTCCATCAATTTGGGCCTCGAGCGTTCCTTCTTTGACGATAATTAATTCGTCGGCTGGCTGCGGAACCGGGGCGTGCGTGGCCTGCCCAGGATTGACCGTGGTCGCATGGCATTCCAATTGTTCAAGCGTGGCCGTAGGTCCGTCAAAAAACTGCCGCTTAAAACCGGTCTTGTTCGCTTGGGCCTGTGTTTTGCTCCAATCGTACGCGGCCGATTTCAGCAAAGGCTTTGCGGGCGATTGGGCCCAAGTTACTGCTGCAAAAGTTACCAGTGCGACAGCGACGATAAAAACAAATTCTCTTTTGGTGAGCATGGCTGGATTTCCTCGAGAGAATATTCTTGTACGCCGGTTGATTTCCTATCGCCTCAACTCGCTGAAACACCTGCCGGTTCGAGCATTCGGGCGAAGTGTTTGGCTTCGCGGTTTTTCCAGCCGCCTTTGTGCCAGGCGTAGCCGGCGATGAGCGGCAGGGCTAGCGTGGCTTCGCTGAACACCATTTGCTCGTAGGCGGTGTCGACTTTGCCCCAACTGCTGGCTTCCTTCAGCGTGCTGCTGGAAAGAGCGCCGTCGCGGACGTCGGCCACGGTAATTTGCACCGCATATTTGTGCATCGGCGGCTCTTCGCCCAAAATGTCGGCCGCCACCACAATATCTTGCGTGAAGTTCTTGGGCACGCCGCCGCCGAGCATGAAAATGCCGGTCGTCGGATTTTTGATTTTGAGCTGCGTCAGCTCGTAAAAATCTTTCACGCTGTCGATGGATACTTTCGGCTGATCGGCCCGGGCGTGCTGATGCGCCACCAATCCGAAGCCCGCCGAGCAATCGGAAAAGGCCGGACAGAAAATCGGCAGGTCGTTTTCGTAGGCCGTGCGAACAATCGAACCCTCTCCCTGCCCTTCCTCCACCAACCAGGCGCCCATGGCTTGGATGAATTCGCGCGAACTGTGCGGCCGCGGCGGCAACTGATCGGCAATAATGCGCGTGGTATCGTCGCACACCCGCAGTTCGTCTTCGTCGATGAGCGTATCATAAATGCGGTCGATGTGGGCGTCGCGGAGCTTGTCGTCATCGAGGCCGGCCTTGAGCCGATCTTCGGCCAGGTAGTGGCGATAGCCCAGGGCTTCGAAAAAATCTTGATCGACAATGTTGGCGCCGGTGCTGACAATGCAATCGATCATTCGGCTGCGAATCATCTCCACAAACACGCCCTTCAAGCCTGCACTAATCAGCGAGCCGGCCAGACACAAAATAATGCCGCATTCTTTGTCGCGCAGCATGCGGTCGTAAATGTCCGCCGCCCGAGCTAAATCGCGGGCGGTAAACGCCATGTGCTGCATGGCCTCGACCAGTCCAACGACGTTGTGCTGGGTGATATCGACGTGCTCGATGGTGCGGGAAAGCAACTCTTTCTTGCTGGGCATGGTTCAAAAACCTCGACGGAAAAAATGCAGGGGGGACTGCGTGGCTGAAAAACGACGCAATTGACAATTTTAACACGCTCGACCGGCGGAGAAAGGGCCGAAAGAGTTAGAAGCGGATGAAATTAGAACCGAAAGAAATCACGCAGGATAAGCGAAAAGTTTGGAATGATATCGCCCAAGTGCAGCGTGTTTTCTTCCGCGATAATTTCGACCGGTTTGCCAACCGTATGCCGGGCGACGGTTTTGGCCTCGCCGTCAACCACAAACACTTGCTTCACGCCGGCAGCCAAATAATCGGCCACCTTATGTTGCATGTCGGCTGCGCTGTCGTTTTTACTGCGAACCTCGAACACCAGGTCAGGCATGGTTTCCAAGTAGCCTTCGGCAGATTCGCGCAGCGGAAAGGAACCTTTCGAGAAAAATGCCACATCCGGGCCAACCAAGCGATCCGGATTGCGCCACAGGATGACGCCGACTTCGACCATGGTTTGTCCAAGACCCTGCTGATCTGCCAGTGAGATCAGTGCGGCAGTAATTCGCCCTTGCAATATCCCGTGAATCCTGCCCGTCGGGGACATTGTGATGATCCTTCCATTGTCGAGTTCATAATCTACCGGTCCCGACGGCAGTTCGCGCGGCATCGCCGAAACATCGGCAATCGTGAAGAGCCGATTGCTCGGAATCACACTATTCGAAGTGGTAGTGAATAACGCCATGCTGAATCAATTTAGGCAAAGGAAGCGCTCCCCCCGTTATTTTAACCTTTAAAGCCAACGCGGAGCAATTCTAGCGATATGATCCCAGCTTACCGCGCGGTCATGTCGGAGCTTAGGCCGCCGGCGGGGCTTCGCTGGGAAAGGCTTCCCGCCAAATCTCTGCAAATTCGCTGTGCAGCGCCAAGCGGCGAATCCAATCGGTCAAGTAGTCCATGTCAATTTCGTCGCGGTTTTCGCGCAGCAACATGGCAGCATCGGCCCGATCGATGACGCGCCCCGCGATCAGCTTGTGAAGGATCAGGTCTTCGCAGCTCAGAACGGCAATTGGAATATCTAAACCGGACAATTGCGTCGTGACACGACGGTTGAGGGCAGTTTTTTGATAGTTGGTGCTTACCAACAGCAAATCGACTTGGATGTCCCACTGAATGTCTGGAGGAGTATAAAGCAATTGTGCGATGTTCTGTTGCTCGATCCGGAATAACACCGGCCGACTTTTCGGGCGGAAACCGGCTGGTCGCACAGCTTGCAGGACGGAGTCGAATCGAGCTCGTTCAACGCCCACTAAAACGTCCACATCTTGAGTATTTCGCAAGTGCCCCCAAGCTGACACGGCGAGGCCCCCCATAACCGCAATGGGAATATCGAGCGGCTCCAAGGCTGTCCACACTTGGCGCAGCGCGGCCAACACCATTTCACCGGGCACAATTTTCCTCCCGCCGATGTAACTCGCTGAGAAAATGCTCCATCGTGCGGTCGTGTTCTTCCATTCGGCGCGAATACCATTGGCGATAAGCTTGATTCAAATCGCCGTTTGGTCCAATGCGCCGTCGCAGCCCACTAAGTAATAATTGCTCGCTTTCATCCGCCAATAGCGCCCAACATTCGATGCGCTTTTCCATCGGCAAGTGCCGAATGCTGGGCGGGGCAAGTTCCGGCGGTGGGATGAGCTGGTTTTTCATACTGAAATTCTACCATGCCGGCGGCGAAAGTCGCCAACGACAATTAAATCCGTAGATGGTAACAGTCGTACCGAATAAAACCGCGTAAGCCAATTGCTGCACTAAGTGCGGCACTTACCGCACGGTCATGTCGGAGCTTAAGCCACCGGCGGCGGGCAAGTAGCAGTGGGTGACGTAATCGGCCACCATGCGGTGCGAGCTGAATCGCCACGCCAGCGAGCTAATGCTGTTCATCATCCGCTGAATCCAATGGTGCGGCAAACCGTCGGCATCTCGGTCGTAAAACAGCGGAATGACTTCTTGCTCCAGCACGCGCATTAAATCGAGTGCATCGCGCTGGTCGCCAATTTCATCGGAAACGTGCGTGGTGCCGTGGCCAATGGCAAAGCCGTTTTTGCCGTCGTACGCTTCCGCCCACCAACCGTCCAGAATCGACAGGTTTAGGGCTCCATTCAAAACCGCCTTTTGACCGCTGGTGCCAGAAGCTTCCAAGGGCCGCCGCGGATTGTTCAGCCATACATCGACCCCCTGCACCAAATGCCGGGCGACGTTAATATCGTAATCTTCCAGGTACACAATGCGGCCGGCAAAGCGTGGATCGTGCCGCAGGTTAGCGGTATTGCGAATCAGCCGCTTGCCGGGTTCATCTGCCGGGTGGGCTTTGCCGGCGAAAATCAGTTGAATCGGCCGCTGTGGATCGTTAATCAGCGCCGCCAATCGGTCCGCATCCTGCATGATTAAATCGGCCCGTTTGTAGGTGGCGAAGCGGCGCGCAAAGCCAATCGTTAGCACGTTGGGGTCAAGCAAATTGCGGGCCTGCTCCACGGCTTCATCACTTTCGCCGCGGCGGCGGCACTGGCGGCTTACTCGACGGCGAACAAATTGGAGCAGCAAATTTTTCAAGGCGTAATGCGTTTCCCACAGTTCGCCGGGATCGCAGCGATGTATTTCCTGCCACACTTCCGGCTTGCCCATGTGCCGCATCCAATCGGCCACGAACATCCGGTCGTAAAGCTGCTGCATTTGCCAGGCCAACCAACTGGGCACGTGCACGCCGTTGGTGATATGGCCAATGGGGATTTCTTCCTCCACCCGCCACGGCCACAGGTGAGCCCACATGCGGCGCGAAACATGGCCGTGCAAAGCGCTTACAGCATTGGCTCGGCGCGAAAGCTTGAGGCCCAGCACCGTCATGCAAAAACTTTCCCCTTCATTGTGCGGCTCCACGCGGCCCAGGCCCATGAGCTGCTGCAAGGAAATGCCCAGCATGTCGCGGGTGGGGCCCAAGTGTTCTTCAATCAGCCCGGCGTCGAAGCGATCGTGCCCTGCCGGCACCGGCGTGTGCGTGGTGAACACGGTGTGTTGGGCCACCTCGCGCAACGAGTCGTCAAAGCTTTGTCCGTCGTCGTGCATGCGCTCCCGAATGGCTTCCAACGTGGCGAACACGCTGTGGCCTTCGTTCAAATGATACACGCCCGGATAAATGCCCAGGGCCCGCAGCGCTTTCACGCCGCCGACGCCCAAAATCAACTCCTGGCGAACGCGCGTGCGATGATCTCCGCCATACAGTCGGCTGGTTAATTCGCGATCTTCCGGCTTGTTGCCGTCGACGTCGCAATCCAGCAAATATAAATCGACACGCCCCACGCGCATCAACCACAGCTTGGCAAACAGCGGCCCGGTGCGCGTATCGACCCGTACGGTAATCGGCCGGCCATCGACCCCCAGCGCCGGCTCCATGGGCACGTTTTCCACCTTCGTGTCGAGATATTCCTCGTGCTGGTATCCTTCAATATCCAAATGCTGCTTGAAATAGCCTTGATCGTAGAACAACCCCAACGCAATCAAGGGAACGCCCAGGCCGCTGGCGCTTTTAATATGATCGCCCGACAGCACGCCCAGGCCGCCGGAGTAAATCGGCACCGATTCGTGAATGCCAAATTCGGCCGAAAAATACGCCACGGGCTTGGAACCCAACACGCCGGCATGCGTGGTGCCCCACATGGTCCGCGGGCCAATGTATTCCTTGAGCCGCCGATAGGATTGATTAATGCGGCTATACAGCACCAGTTCCGCGGCGCGCATTTCCAATCGCTCCGGCGTAAACTCCGCCAACAGCGCAATGGGGTTGTGATCCAGCTGCCGCCAGCGAATGGGATCTAAATCCCGAAATAAATTAATGACGTCCGGATGCCACGTCCACCACAAGTTGCGAGCAATCGCCAGACACTTGTCGTAAATTGATTGCGGCGAAAATTCCGCCAGGTTAGGCTTTTTCGCGGGGGCGGCAATTGTTTCTACCTCAAGTTGGCTCATGCGATTCCTTTGCTTCCGGCACGACTTCAATTGACCCGATGCAACATCCGCGCTCACCCCCTGAGCAGAATCGGGAGATTATATCGCGCTGCAATCCTTAAGGCGACCCCGTTCTGTGCTCCGGGGACCGACCCTAAGCTCCGCGCAACGAAATGTGCAGGGCTGCCATCGGACCGCCAAAAACCGTTACACTAGGACGTGGCGGCGTTATTGCTTTCGCAAATTGCCGATTTCACCTCCGTTTCTAAAAATGAAGGAGCATCAGTGGCCCTGCTCGCAGCCATCACTCAACTCAATGATGCCGGCATGGACCAACTGTGCCAGCGACTCGCCGCGGAAGCCGCCAGTTTAGATGCCACCGGCAACTGGCCCCAGCAGCAACTGGCCGCGCTGGGTCAGGCGGGCGTATACCGTTGGTTCCAGCCGCAACACTGGGGCGGATTGGAATGGAGCGAAGCCGACCTGGCCCGTGGATATCTCCGACTGGCAGCGGCCTGCCTGAGCACCACGTTCATCCTTACCCAGCGCAGCGCCGCCGTAAAACGGATCGTCGAAAGCGAAAACGAAGCGGCCCAGCAACAACTTCTGCCTCGCCTGGCCGATGGCTCGCTGTTCGCCACGGTCGGCATTTCACATCTCACCACCAGCCGCCGGCATTTGGCCAAGCCCGTTTTGCAAGCCCGGGAAACCAGCGCCGGCTACGTCTTGAACGGTTTCAGTCCCTGGGTGACCGGGGCTGATCACGCCGATACCGTGGTGTTGGGCGCCACGCTGGAAGATGGCCGGCAAATTTTGCTGGCGCTTCCCACGGCATTGTCGGGAGTGATCACCCCGCCGCACGCTCAATTGCTGGGCTTAACCGCCAGCCATACCGGCCCATTGGAATGCCACGATGTGCATGTGGACCGCCAGTGGCTGTTGGACGGGCCTGTCGAAAACGTGATGGCTGTGCATGGCGGCGCGAAAACCGGCGGGTTGCAAACTTCGGCCTTGGCCATTGGCCTGGCAGGGGCGGCCATCGAGTTTCTTTCTCGCGAATCACAACAGCGGAGCGATCTGGCAGGCCCCACCGAACATTTGCAGCGCGAACATGCAACCTGGCAGGCCAATTTATTGTCGTTGGCCTCGGGAACCGAAGCCTGCACGTCCGAAGCGCTGCGGGCCCAGGCCAACAGCCTGGCGCTCCGTGCCACGCAGGCCGCCTTGGCCGCCGCCAAGGGAACCGGTTACGTCGCCGGGCATCCCGCCGGGCGTTGGTGCCGTGAAGCATTATTTTTCCTGGTGTGGAGCTGTCCCCAACCGGTCATGAACGCAAATTTATGCGAACTGGCCGGCCTGGGCGATTAATCATTTGTCTGTCAATTCAGCTGTCAATCCAGATCAAAGCGGCGGCTCGCTGCAGTGTAGCGCATTCAAAATAGCCGGATGGCCACGCCGTCTGGCCCGGATGCTATGAGCATCCGGCTACTGGTCAATATTCATTTAGCGGCTGGGCTTGCCCCGCGGCGATTCGAAGTCACAACACATCAGTGCCACTTATGCAATTTGATTTTTTGTCGAGTCTACATCGCAGCGCCCATTTTTTCTTTTCGATTTTGATTCTCTGTATGTTTTTCCAGCACACAACCCGTGCCGCCGATTCATCGACGAATGCAACTTCATCCAATTCGCCGCTGGTGTATCCCGCGGCGCGCCGCGGCGACCAGGTGGACGATTACCATGGCGTCAAAGTTGCCGATCCGTATCGCTGGCTGGAAGATGTCGATAGCAGCGAAACCCGCGCCTGGGTCGAGGCCGAAAATCGGCTGACCTTTGGCTTCCTGGAAAAAATTCCCCAACGGGAAGCCATCCGTAAGCGGCTTACCGCGCTGCAAAACTACACCCGCTACGGCGTTCCCACGCAGCGCGCCGGACGATATTTCTTCACCAAAAACGACGGCCTGCAAAATCAAAGCGTGTTGTATTGGGCCGCCGCCTTGGATGCCGAACCGCAAATCCTGCTCGATCCCAATGCACTCTCCGCCGCAGGCACCATCGCCCTGTCTCGATACGACGTGAGCAACGACGGCCGGCTCCTGGCCTATGGCCTTTCCACCGCCGGCTCCGATTGGCAAGTGTGGCGCATTCGCGATGTCGCCTCGGGCAAAGATCTGCCCGACGAAATTCGCTGGGTCAAGTTCTCGGCCGTGTCTTGGACGCCCGACAACCGCGGCTTCTACTACAGCCGCTACGACGAGCCGAACGAAGCCACCAAACTGCTCGACACCAATTATTATCAAAAGCTGTATTATCACCGCGTCGGCACGCCGCAAACGGCAGACACGCTGGCCTACCAGCGGCAGGACGAAAAGGAATGGGAATTTTACGGCGAGCCCAGTGAAGATGGCCGCTATTTAGTGATCGATGTGGAACACGGCACCGGGCCAAAAAATGCCGTGTTTTACAAGCGGCTCGATCAGCCCGACGCGAAAGTCATCGAATTGCTCCCCAACTTCGATGCCGAATATCGCTTCCTGGGCAACGACGGCAGCGCGTTTTATTTTCGCACCGATCTGAATGCCCCGCTGGGGCGCGTCATTGCCATCGACGTGGAGCATCCGCAGCGCGCCAATTGGCGCGAGCTAATTCCGGAAGCGGCCGATGCCATGGAAAACGCCGGCGTGGTCGGCGATCAATTTTTCATCTCCTATCTCCACGATGCCCACGCCTTGGTAAAAAAATTCGATCTCGCCGGCCATCCACAGGGCACGGTCGAGCTGCCGAGCTTAGGCACCGTGTTCGGTTTTGAAGGCCTCCGCATTGATCGCGAAACTTTTTTCGGCTTCACCAGCTTCACGACGCCGCAAACCATTTATCGCTATATGCTGGATGACGGCAAAGTTTCGCTGTTCCGCCGTCCGCAGGCCGATTTCAATCCCGACGATTACCAAACCCGGCAAGTTTTTTACGCCAGCCGCGATGGCACCC
Proteins encoded:
- a CDS encoding IS5/IS1182 family transposase, with the protein product ISWLHQFRRLRVRYERDDSIHKALLTLGCIVTCSYFL
- a CDS encoding tetratricopeptide repeat protein translates to MNYKWLRMLCGCVFLGGLLLSAVAAFATDDPLVTIDPKYNQAVLDHPNDPRSFFNRANAWLEQQQFQHALADYNSALVINPEFANALFNRGFTRRMLKQYDLAMLDYNAVLLLHPEDVDALNNRAILQCLMQNYFAAQLDFDRALQIDPKNAHVLLNRKLLGEAIQQRQTVIQRTDQLDLEDSYIRFGE
- a CDS encoding type II toxin-antitoxin system PemK/MazF family toxin, translating into MLPKPSEVWLADLGLAAKTRPVVIVSRADDNPPRALVLYVPLTTQNRGSTYEVALPKLKFLDRDSVANVQGLGSLPTVRLERKLGALPNDVMNEIRRAIKLAMDLNENS
- a CDS encoding cupin domain-containing protein, with the translated sequence MLTKREFVFIVAVALVTFAAVTWAQSPAKPLLKSAAYDWSKTQAQANKTGFKRQFFDGPTATLEQLECHATTVNPGQATHAPVPQPADELIIVKEGTLEAQIDGQPQRVGPGSVLFTAANDLHGVQNVGDTPATYYVIKCVAAGTKSP
- a CDS encoding deoxyhypusine synthase — protein: MPSKKELLSRTIEHVDITQHNVVGLVEAMQHMAFTARDLARAADIYDRMLRDKECGIILCLAGSLISAGLKGVFVEMIRSRMIDCIVSTGANIVDQDFFEALGYRHYLAEDRLKAGLDDDKLRDAHIDRIYDTLIDEDELRVCDDTTRIIADQLPPRPHSSREFIQAMGAWLVEEGQGEGSIVRTAYENDLPIFCPAFSDCSAGFGLVAHQHARADQPKVSIDSVKDFYELTQLKIKNPTTGIFMLGGGVPKNFTQDIVVAADILGEEPPMHKYAVQITVADVRDGALSSSTLKEASSWGKVDTAYEQMVFSEATLALPLIAGYAWHKGGWKNREAKHFARMLEPAGVSAS
- a CDS encoding Uma2 family endonuclease, whose translation is MALFTTTSNSVIPSNRLFTIADVSAMPRELPSGPVDYELDNGRIITMSPTGRIHGILQGRITAALISLADQQGLGQTMVEVGVILWRNPDRLVGPDVAFFSKGSFPLRESAEGYLETMPDLVFEVRSKNDSAADMQHKVADYLAAGVKQVFVVDGEAKTVARHTVGKPVEIIAEENTLHLGDIIPNFSLILRDFFRF
- a CDS encoding nucleotidyl transferase AbiEii/AbiGii toxin family protein, with protein sequence MPGEMVLAALRQVWTALEPLDIPIAVMGGLAVSAWGHLRNTQDVDVLVGVERARFDSVLQAVRPAGFRPKSRPVLFRIEQQNIAQLLYTPPDIQWDIQVDLLLVSTNYQKTALNRRVTTQLSGLDIPIAVLSCEDLILHKLIAGRVIDRADAAMLLRENRDEIDMDYLTDWIRRLALHSEFAEIWREAFPSEAPPAA
- the glgP gene encoding alpha-glucan family phosphorylase — protein: MSQLEVETIAAPAKKPNLAEFSPQSIYDKCLAIARNLWWTWHPDVINLFRDLDPIRWRQLDHNPIALLAEFTPERLEMRAAELVLYSRINQSYRRLKEYIGPRTMWGTTHAGVLGSKPVAYFSAEFGIHESVPIYSGGLGVLSGDHIKSASGLGVPLIALGLFYDQGYFKQHLDIEGYQHEEYLDTKVENVPMEPALGVDGRPITVRVDTRTGPLFAKLWLMRVGRVDLYLLDCDVDGNKPEDRELTSRLYGGDHRTRVRQELILGVGGVKALRALGIYPGVYHLNEGHSVFATLEAIRERMHDDGQSFDDSLREVAQHTVFTTHTPVPAGHDRFDAGLIEEHLGPTRDMLGISLQQLMGLGRVEPHNEGESFCMTVLGLKLSRRANAVSALHGHVSRRMWAHLWPWRVEEEIPIGHITNGVHVPSWLAWQMQQLYDRMFVADWMRHMGKPEVWQEIHRCDPGELWETHYALKNLLLQFVRRRVSRQCRRRGESDEAVEQARNLLDPNVLTIGFARRFATYKRADLIMQDADRLAALINDPQRPIQLIFAGKAHPADEPGKRLIRNTANLRHDPRFAGRIVYLEDYDINVARHLVQGVDVWLNNPRRPLEASGTSGQKAVLNGALNLSILDGWWAEAYDGKNGFAIGHGTTHVSDEIGDQRDALDLMRVLEQEVIPLFYDRDADGLPHHWIQRMMNSISSLAWRFSSHRMVADYVTHCYLPAAGGLSSDMTVR
- a CDS encoding acyl-CoA dehydrogenase family protein, with translation MALLAAITQLNDAGMDQLCQRLAAEAASLDATGNWPQQQLAALGQAGVYRWFQPQHWGGLEWSEADLARGYLRLAAACLSTTFILTQRSAAVKRIVESENEAAQQQLLPRLADGSLFATVGISHLTTSRRHLAKPVLQARETSAGYVLNGFSPWVTGADHADTVVLGATLEDGRQILLALPTALSGVITPPHAQLLGLTASHTGPLECHDVHVDRQWLLDGPVENVMAVHGGAKTGGLQTSALAIGLAGAAIEFLSRESQQRSDLAGPTEHLQREHATWQANLLSLASGTEACTSEALRAQANSLALRATQAALAAAKGTGYVAGHPAGRWCREALFFLVWSCPQPVMNANLCELAGLGD
- a CDS encoding prolyl oligopeptidase family serine peptidase yields the protein MFFQHTTRAADSSTNATSSNSPLVYPAARRGDQVDDYHGVKVADPYRWLEDVDSSETRAWVEAENRLTFGFLEKIPQREAIRKRLTALQNYTRYGVPTQRAGRYFFTKNDGLQNQSVLYWAAALDAEPQILLDPNALSAAGTIALSRYDVSNDGRLLAYGLSTAGSDWQVWRIRDVASGKDLPDEIRWVKFSAVSWTPDNRGFYYSRYDEPNEATKLLDTNYYQKLYYHRVGTPQTADTLAYQRQDEKEWEFYGEPSEDGRYLVIDVEHGTGPKNAVFYKRLDQPDAKVIELLPNFDAEYRFLGNDGSAFYFRTDLNAPLGRVIAIDVEHPQRANWRELIPEAADAMENAGVVGDQFFISYLHDAHALVKKFDLAGHPQGTVELPSLGTVFGFEGLRIDRETFFGFTSFTTPQTIYRYMLDDGKVSLFRRPQADFNPDDYQTRQVFYASRDGTRVPMFISSKKGVPLNSENPTLLYGYGGFNISLTPTFSVANLAWMEMGGVFAMPNLRGGGEYGRAWHEAGIKLKKQNVFDDFIAAAQWLIDQHYTSTPKLAISGRSNGGLLVGACLTQRPDLFGAALPGVGVMDMLRFHKFTIGWGWTSDFGSADNPEEFTALWAYSPLHNIKPGAKYPPTLITTADHDDRVVPGHSFKFAAVLQAAQAGPAPILIRIETEAGHGAGKPTTKIIDETADEFAFLVDVLKMDPPMKP